A single region of the Erythrobacter sp. genome encodes:
- a CDS encoding metallophosphoesterase translates to MSDTSRTDGRTRLLFHLSDIHFGLEDNLALDWVKREIAQRRPDAVAITGDLTMRARHREFNAAIHWITALDVPVTVEVGNHDMPYFNPLERFLKPYKRFKGMAALIEKEIDMNGLVIVPLKTAVRAQPRFNWSKGWVTDRALDKCLAALDALPEGCRALVAVHHPLREVGTEGTALTKNGGKALAELAKRPVEAVISGHVHDPFDIMEETTCGPVRMIGAGTLSKRTRSTPPSFNEIRWDGEKLTVRARNLEEVDTRDMQIDDVPEDARPPRDPGDPVAPVRQVPRVDPPVR, encoded by the coding sequence ATGAGCGATACCTCAAGGACCGACGGGCGCACCCGCCTGCTCTTCCACCTGTCCGACATCCATTTCGGCCTGGAGGACAATCTCGCGCTCGACTGGGTGAAGCGCGAAATCGCCCAGCGCCGCCCCGACGCGGTCGCGATCACCGGCGACCTGACGATGCGCGCGCGCCACCGCGAATTCAACGCCGCGATCCACTGGATCACGGCGCTGGACGTGCCGGTGACGGTCGAGGTCGGCAATCACGATATGCCCTATTTCAACCCTCTCGAACGGTTCCTCAAACCCTACAAGCGGTTCAAGGGCATGGCGGCGCTGATCGAGAAGGAAATCGACATGAACGGCCTCGTCATCGTGCCCTTGAAGACCGCGGTGCGCGCCCAGCCGCGCTTCAACTGGTCGAAGGGCTGGGTGACGGACCGCGCGCTCGACAAGTGCCTCGCCGCGCTCGACGCCCTGCCCGAAGGCTGCCGCGCGCTGGTCGCGGTCCATCACCCCCTGCGCGAGGTCGGGACCGAAGGCACCGCGCTCACCAAGAACGGCGGCAAGGCATTGGCGGAGCTGGCGAAGCGCCCGGTCGAGGCGGTCATCAGCGGGCACGTCCACGACCCCTTCGACATCATGGAGGAGACGACCTGCGGCCCGGTCCGCATGATCGGGGCGGGCACGCTGTCGAAACGCACCCGTTCGACCCCGCCCAGTTTCAACGAGATCCGCTGGGACGGTGAAAAGCTTACCGTGCGCGCGCGCAATCTGGAGGAGGTGGACACGCGCGATATGCAGATCGACGACGTGCCCGAGGACGCGCGCCCACCGCGCGATCCGGGCGATCCGGTCGCACCGGTGCGGCAGGTTCCGCGAGTCGATCCGCCGGTGCGCTAG
- a CDS encoding SDR family NAD(P)-dependent oxidoreductase, with product MTETPVFLVAGASSGMGRETALKLGRGEGHVIVAARRAEPLEALVEDIRAGGGSAEAAVFDGTDPASVAALVEQIAADHGRLDGAFNNLGDTLGDAPLHETPAERWDATLAVNLTAVFHLMAREIPLMLERGGGRIVNTASTGGLRGTKAMADYAAAKWGLIGLTKSAALDYADAGIVINAIAPGIIATEKFRAFEANMPDLFESLRQATPVQRFGEMSEIADLVDWLLREAPAFLTGAVIPVDGGRTA from the coding sequence ATGACCGAAACCCCCGTCTTCCTCGTCGCAGGGGCAAGCAGCGGCATGGGCCGCGAGACTGCGCTCAAGCTGGGGCGGGGCGAGGGCCATGTCATCGTCGCCGCGCGCCGGGCCGAACCGCTCGAAGCGCTCGTGGAGGACATCCGCGCCGGCGGCGGCTCGGCCGAAGCGGCGGTGTTCGACGGGACCGATCCCGCCAGCGTCGCCGCGCTCGTCGAGCAGATCGCGGCGGATCACGGGCGGCTCGACGGGGCGTTCAACAATCTCGGCGACACGCTGGGCGATGCCCCCTTGCACGAAACCCCGGCCGAGCGGTGGGATGCGACCCTTGCGGTCAATCTCACTGCGGTGTTTCACCTCATGGCGCGCGAAATCCCGCTGATGCTGGAGCGCGGGGGCGGGCGGATCGTCAACACCGCCTCGACCGGCGGGCTGCGCGGGACGAAGGCGATGGCCGACTACGCCGCGGCCAAATGGGGGCTCATCGGCCTCACCAAGTCCGCCGCGCTCGACTATGCCGATGCGGGGATCGTCATCAACGCCATCGCGCCGGGGATCATCGCGACCGAGAAATTCCGCGCTTTCGAAGCCAATATGCCCGACCTGTTCGAGAGCCTGCGGCAGGCCACCCCGGTCCAGCGCTTTGGCGAGATGAGCGAGATCGCGGACCTGGTCGACTGGTTGCTGCGCGAGGCGCCCGCTTTCCTGACCGGAGCGGTCATCCCGGTCGACGGGGGCCGCACGGCCTGA